One Alkalibaculum bacchi DNA segment encodes these proteins:
- a CDS encoding molybdopterin-dependent aldehyde oxidoreductase, with protein sequence MIKRTLFINGVETRAVVDPQSKLSEFLRTQMHLTGTKVGCNKGECGACSVILNGKVVRACITRMKNVKEDAEIITIEGVGSRENLHPLQLAWMVHGAAQCGFCTPGFIVSAVALLEENINPTREGVRDWFQKHRNLCRCTGYIPIVDAVMDAARLMRGEIKTEDIWYKLPQGAQMMGTAYIRPSALAKVTGTWDFGADLGLQLPKGTLHAKLVQAEVSHANILSIDTSEAEKMPGVYRVLTYKDVPGTNRINGLAFPQNKGDGKERPILCDKKIFQYGDPLAIVLSTDPSIAEEACKKVKVELEVLPAYMSALEAMAEDAIEIHPGTPNVYFDCGVIKGEETAPIFDKAKYTVEDDFYVGRQPHMPLENDTGFSYMDEDGKLIVHSKSIALHFHHLMTAEGIGVDPDKYVIVENNAGGTFGYKFSPTMEGLLGVATLVTKQPVYLEFTQDQHFAYTGKRSPFFMNVKFAADEDGKLLAMEGDFSVDHGPYCEFGDLLTIRGTQFMGAGYNIPHIRNHGRTVATNHEWGSAFRGYGSPQSLFSTEVLIDELAEKMGVDPFDLRYKNVYRPGDTTPQGCEPEVFCLVDAMDKLKPYYVEAKAKAAEKNKEGGEFKYGAGVSLLIYGAGLGGVDTSEAWAEITPKGVSVGNSWEDHGQGADMGTLYHAYDALMPLGITPEQIRLVMNDMEKTPNSGPSGGSRSTVTTGNATRVACENLVNALRKPDGTYMTYDEVVAAGLPTKYEGKWATPGTDQDVVTGQGDPFANYMYGVLLAEVKVNTTTGKATVDQLTIVSDIGKIGNVLLVEGQIYGGLAQGIGLALTEDYEDIHFHTSFTKAGMPQIKDVPDNIKIIHQETERPDGARGASGVGEMPLSAPHAAIVNAIYDACGVRITKLPALPEKILAGLKA encoded by the coding sequence ATGATTAAAAGAACATTATTTATCAATGGGGTTGAAACAAGAGCTGTTGTTGACCCTCAATCAAAATTATCAGAGTTTTTAAGAACACAAATGCATTTAACAGGTACAAAAGTTGGTTGTAACAAAGGGGAATGTGGTGCGTGTTCCGTAATTCTTAATGGTAAAGTTGTAAGAGCATGTATTACTAGAATGAAAAATGTAAAAGAAGACGCAGAGATTATAACAATTGAAGGCGTCGGTTCTAGAGAAAACCTACATCCTTTACAATTAGCATGGATGGTTCATGGTGCAGCTCAATGTGGTTTCTGTACTCCTGGTTTTATCGTGTCAGCAGTTGCTTTATTAGAAGAAAACATCAATCCAACTAGAGAAGGAGTTAGAGATTGGTTCCAAAAACATAGAAATTTATGTAGATGTACTGGATACATACCAATAGTAGATGCTGTAATGGACGCAGCTAGATTGATGAGAGGCGAGATTAAGACAGAAGACATATGGTACAAACTTCCACAAGGCGCTCAAATGATGGGTACTGCATATATTAGACCATCAGCTTTAGCTAAAGTAACAGGAACATGGGATTTTGGTGCAGATTTAGGACTTCAACTTCCTAAAGGAACATTACATGCTAAATTAGTGCAAGCAGAAGTATCACATGCAAATATTCTTTCTATAGATACTTCAGAAGCAGAAAAAATGCCAGGTGTTTATAGAGTATTAACTTACAAAGATGTTCCAGGAACAAATAGAATTAATGGTTTGGCATTCCCTCAAAATAAAGGGGATGGAAAAGAAAGACCTATACTTTGCGATAAAAAAATATTCCAATATGGCGATCCTTTAGCCATCGTATTGTCAACTGACCCTTCTATAGCAGAAGAAGCTTGTAAAAAAGTAAAAGTTGAACTTGAAGTATTGCCTGCATATATGAGTGCTCTTGAAGCAATGGCAGAAGATGCTATTGAAATCCATCCTGGAACGCCAAATGTTTATTTTGACTGTGGAGTAATAAAGGGAGAAGAAACAGCGCCAATATTTGACAAAGCAAAATACACTGTAGAAGATGATTTCTACGTTGGAAGACAACCACATATGCCTCTTGAAAACGATACAGGATTCTCGTATATGGATGAAGACGGAAAGTTAATTGTTCATTCTAAGAGTATTGCTTTACATTTCCATCATCTAATGACTGCAGAAGGTATAGGTGTTGATCCTGACAAATATGTAATCGTTGAAAATAATGCTGGTGGTACATTTGGTTATAAATTTAGTCCAACAATGGAAGGACTTTTAGGGGTAGCAACTTTAGTAACAAAACAACCTGTATACTTAGAATTTACACAAGATCAGCATTTTGCTTACACAGGAAAGAGATCTCCATTCTTCATGAATGTTAAATTTGCTGCAGATGAAGACGGTAAACTTTTAGCTATGGAGGGTGATTTCTCAGTTGACCACGGTCCATACTGTGAATTTGGAGACTTATTAACCATAAGAGGAACACAATTTATGGGTGCAGGATACAATATTCCACATATTAGAAATCATGGTCGTACAGTAGCAACAAATCATGAATGGGGTTCTGCATTTAGAGGCTATGGTTCACCTCAAAGTTTATTCTCAACAGAAGTATTAATAGATGAACTAGCAGAAAAAATGGGAGTTGACCCATTTGATTTAAGATATAAAAATGTATACAGACCTGGAGATACAACACCACAAGGTTGCGAACCAGAAGTATTCTGCTTAGTCGATGCAATGGATAAATTAAAACCTTATTATGTAGAAGCAAAAGCAAAAGCTGCAGAAAAGAATAAAGAAGGCGGAGAATTTAAATACGGTGCAGGTGTTTCATTGTTAATTTATGGTGCAGGCTTAGGTGGCGTTGATACTTCTGAAGCTTGGGCAGAAATTACACCTAAAGGCGTAAGTGTAGGTAACTCTTGGGAAGACCATGGTCAAGGAGCAGACATGGGTACTTTATATCACGCTTATGACGCATTAATGCCTTTAGGAATAACTCCTGAACAAATTCGTTTGGTTATGAACGATATGGAAAAAACACCTAACTCAGGTCCATCAGGTGGTAGCCGTTCTACAGTAACTACTGGTAATGCTACAAGAGTTGCTTGTGAAAACCTTGTAAATGCACTTAGAAAACCTGATGGTACATACATGACATACGATGAAGTTGTTGCAGCAGGCCTTCCAACAAAATATGAAGGTAAATGGGCTACACCTGGAACAGATCAAGATGTTGTTACAGGCCAAGGGGATCCATTTGCAAACTACATGTACGGTGTTTTATTAGCTGAAGTTAAAGTTAATACAACTACTGGTAAAGCAACTGTAGACCAATTAACGATCGTATCTGATATTGGTAAGATTGGTAATGTATTACTTGTTGAAGGACAAATTTACGGTGGTTTAGCACAAGGTATTGGTCTTGCATTGACAGAAGATTACGAAGATATTCACTTCCATACATCATTTACGAAAGCAGGAATGCCTCAAATAAAAGATGTACCAGATAATATTAAGATTATTCACCAAGAAACAGAAAGACCTGACGGAGCAAGAGGAGCATCTGGAGTTGGCGAAATGCCATTATCAGCACCACATGCGGCAATAGTAAATGCTATTTACGACGCTTGTGGCGTAAGAATAACAAAATTACCTGCACTGCCAGAAAAAATATTGGCAGGATTAAAAGCTTAA
- a CDS encoding sigma-54-dependent Fis family transcriptional regulator, producing the protein MKGNYKVLIKESEERCRQLALKREQKYSNKIISDANLQKILMKNRDMIMTALPFINELIKFTKGSDFFVFLTDSEGCILNAMGDEKILTEAFSLKMIPGAYMNEENIGTNAMSYVIKTGNPVQLTGEDHYIYAYHRWTCSAAPIKDSHGNVIGVVDLTGYTRNVHPHTLGIVVAVAKAIEEMIAVKAQNEQEKRKYNSINKVLNAINESIITSDKHGNIKRYNDKAAEIFGENNKLKEHNIGQIIDEWHQVKDMLLANKNIVKKVHITSCKDISYDLEANKIYNEDEERFEIVYTFKKNERANHHKVNKYKYNFDNIIGQDRNLIKIIEYAKKIADSSSTVLIMGESGTGKELFAQSIYNSSSRNDGPFIAINCGAIPEALIESELFGYEDGAFTGARKGGNPGKFELAYGGTILLDEIGEMPLDMQVKLLRALEEGFITRLGGKKPIPVDVRIIASTNRDLEEDVEEGKFRKDLYYRLNVLPLYIPPLRERKSDIRILLDYFMDKISMDLNKNKINITEENILMMEKYDWPGNIRELQNIVELIINTENFPVHYFMKRLNRCSQESYEENMDMESVEKEHLVKIIRRCNGNITHSADILGIRRNTLYNKIKKYNIQI; encoded by the coding sequence ATGAAGGGGAATTATAAAGTATTAATAAAAGAATCTGAAGAAAGATGTAGGCAGCTTGCACTAAAAAGAGAACAAAAATACAGCAATAAAATAATTAGCGATGCAAATTTACAAAAGATTCTTATGAAGAACAGAGATATGATTATGACTGCACTCCCATTTATAAATGAACTAATTAAATTTACAAAGGGAAGTGATTTCTTTGTTTTTTTAACGGACAGTGAAGGATGTATTCTAAATGCAATGGGAGATGAAAAAATTTTAACAGAGGCTTTTAGCCTTAAAATGATTCCAGGTGCATATATGAATGAAGAAAATATTGGGACAAATGCCATGTCTTATGTTATTAAAACAGGAAATCCCGTACAGCTTACTGGAGAAGACCACTATATTTACGCTTATCACAGATGGACATGTTCAGCGGCACCAATAAAAGACAGTCACGGCAATGTAATTGGTGTCGTGGATTTAACCGGGTATACAAGAAATGTACATCCTCACACTCTTGGAATTGTTGTTGCAGTAGCTAAAGCTATTGAAGAGATGATTGCTGTTAAAGCTCAAAATGAACAAGAAAAAAGAAAATACAATAGTATTAACAAAGTCCTTAATGCTATTAATGAGAGTATTATCACTTCAGATAAACATGGGAATATAAAAAGGTATAATGATAAAGCAGCAGAAATATTTGGAGAAAATAACAAATTAAAAGAACATAATATCGGTCAAATAATTGATGAATGGCATCAAGTAAAAGATATGCTCCTTGCCAATAAAAACATAGTAAAAAAGGTTCATATCACCTCATGTAAGGATATCTCATACGATTTAGAAGCAAATAAAATTTACAATGAGGACGAAGAACGTTTTGAAATAGTATATACTTTTAAGAAAAATGAAAGAGCAAATCATCATAAGGTAAATAAGTATAAGTATAATTTTGATAATATTATAGGGCAAGATAGAAATCTAATTAAAATAATTGAATATGCAAAAAAGATAGCAGATAGTAGTTCGACCGTTTTAATTATGGGCGAAAGCGGTACGGGAAAAGAATTATTTGCACAATCTATTTATAATTCGAGCTCTAGAAATGATGGACCCTTTATTGCAATAAATTGTGGAGCTATTCCTGAAGCTCTTATTGAATCCGAATTATTTGGATATGAGGACGGTGCTTTTACAGGAGCTCGAAAAGGTGGAAATCCTGGAAAGTTTGAATTAGCGTATGGTGGTACCATTCTACTGGATGAAATAGGAGAAATGCCCTTAGACATGCAAGTGAAACTTTTGAGAGCTTTAGAAGAAGGTTTTATCACTAGGCTTGGTGGTAAAAAGCCGATACCCGTAGATGTTAGAATAATTGCATCAACAAATAGGGACTTAGAAGAAGATGTTGAAGAAGGAAAATTTAGAAAGGACTTGTATTATAGGCTAAATGTATTGCCATTGTATATTCCTCCTTTAAGAGAAAGAAAAAGTGACATAAGGATATTATTAGATTATTTTATGGATAAAATTTCTATGGACTTGAATAAAAATAAAATTAATATCACAGAAGAAAATATATTAATGATGGAAAAATATGATTGGCCAGGTAATATAAGAGAGCTTCAAAATATCGTTGAATTAATAATTAATACAGAAAATTTTCCGGTACACTATTTCATGAAGAGATTAAATCGCTGTAGCCAAGAAAGTTATGAAGAAAATATGGATATGGAATCTGTAGAAAAAGAGCATCTAGTAAAAATAATAAGAAGATGCAATGGAAATATTACACATTCCGCTGATATTCTTGGTATAAGGAGAAATACATTGTATAATAAGATAAAGAAATACAATATTCAAATATAG
- a CDS encoding methyl-accepting chemotaxis protein, which translates to MRSIKMKLVVYFSALILFSSVALGIISINSASKIVTVEAEKGLITSANDGAVVVQNRMEIQRRTLEVLAQLGEIQNMDLEVQVPILQKQVEVSDFINFGIMQLDGTVTYTDGRTIQLPETDPVWKALKGDKNALNFGISPATGEVVLIYATPIERDGKIVGALLGRRDGNALSDITDTLKYGETGQAYIMDKEGTIIAYSDRSVVSNQINPIKAAEADDSEKASGEFHKKVLEEKTGVAKYKDSQGKELYSAYDSIDNTDWILIMSADEEEILAGIPSLMKAIILLTAVVLAISIIIIYLIGNTIAKPIINATALAKTLADLDLTRDVLEADLKSKDETGELARSFQSITDNLRMIVNEVNDSSEQVAAASEELMASSGQSATTAEEVTKTVEEIAKGAAEQALNTEEGSARATKLGETIEQDLNYVKNLNVTTEKVSTIVGEGLQEIEKLIQITDESTQAIQDIHSIILQTNSSSDEIGEASSVIKSIADQTNLLALNAAIEAARAGEAGKGFAVVAEEIRKLAEQSSASTMAIDETISELQTNVGSAVKSMNRVSAIFEEQYNSVQNNKDKYIMVEKAMNDAISAVEKLDVSSKEMEKMKNEILNTLQNLTAIAEENSAGTEEASASMEEQTASIQEIAGASEGLANLAQNLQSAIRKFKI; encoded by the coding sequence ATGAGAAGTATTAAAATGAAATTAGTGGTTTATTTTTCTGCACTTATTTTATTTTCATCTGTAGCTTTAGGAATCATCTCCATCAATAGCGCTAGTAAAATTGTTACAGTGGAAGCAGAAAAAGGTCTTATAACATCTGCTAATGATGGAGCAGTAGTAGTGCAGAACCGAATGGAAATTCAAAGAAGAACGCTAGAAGTACTTGCCCAATTAGGCGAAATCCAAAATATGGACTTAGAGGTTCAAGTTCCTATTTTGCAAAAACAAGTAGAAGTTTCTGACTTTATTAATTTTGGAATCATGCAATTAGATGGAACCGTAACTTATACAGATGGAAGGACAATCCAGCTGCCAGAAACAGACCCTGTATGGAAAGCCTTAAAGGGCGATAAGAATGCGTTGAATTTTGGTATTAGCCCAGCCACAGGTGAAGTTGTTTTAATATATGCGACACCTATTGAAAGAGATGGAAAAATCGTAGGAGCACTTTTAGGACGCCGAGATGGCAATGCCTTAAGTGATATTACAGATACGTTAAAATACGGCGAAACAGGTCAAGCCTATATAATGGATAAAGAAGGGACAATTATTGCCTACTCAGATCGAAGTGTAGTAAGCAATCAAATTAATCCCATAAAGGCAGCAGAAGCCGATGACAGTGAAAAGGCATCTGGAGAATTTCATAAGAAAGTGCTAGAAGAAAAAACAGGAGTAGCCAAGTATAAGGATAGCCAAGGGAAAGAATTATACTCGGCATATGATTCTATTGATAATACGGATTGGATTCTCATTATGAGCGCAGATGAAGAGGAAATATTAGCAGGAATACCATCCTTAATGAAGGCAATTATTTTATTAACTGCTGTAGTATTAGCCATAAGTATAATTATAATCTATCTTATCGGCAATACAATTGCAAAGCCTATTATTAACGCAACCGCTCTTGCAAAAACCCTTGCCGATTTAGATCTTACGAGAGATGTTTTAGAAGCTGATTTAAAAAGCAAGGACGAAACTGGAGAATTGGCAAGATCATTCCAGAGTATTACTGACAATCTTCGAATGATTGTCAATGAAGTTAATGATTCTTCTGAACAAGTAGCAGCAGCCTCTGAAGAATTAATGGCAAGCTCTGGACAATCTGCAACTACTGCTGAGGAAGTTACAAAAACTGTAGAAGAAATAGCAAAAGGGGCTGCAGAGCAAGCTCTAAATACAGAAGAGGGCTCAGCAAGAGCTACTAAGCTAGGTGAAACCATAGAACAAGATTTAAACTATGTAAAAAACTTAAATGTTACTACAGAAAAAGTATCTACTATAGTGGGTGAAGGTTTACAAGAAATTGAGAAACTAATCCAAATAACAGATGAAAGCACGCAAGCTATCCAAGACATTCATAGTATCATCTTACAGACAAATAGTAGTTCAGATGAAATTGGAGAAGCTAGCAGCGTAATCAAATCCATTGCAGATCAAACAAATCTATTGGCATTAAATGCAGCTATCGAAGCCGCAAGAGCAGGAGAAGCGGGAAAAGGTTTTGCAGTAGTAGCAGAAGAAATAAGAAAACTAGCAGAGCAATCCTCTGCATCTACTATGGCAATTGATGAAACCATATCTGAGCTTCAAACAAATGTTGGGAGCGCAGTAAAATCAATGAATAGAGTATCTGCAATATTTGAAGAACAATATAATAGCGTTCAAAATAATAAAGATAAATACATAATGGTTGAAAAAGCTATGAACGATGCAATAAGTGCAGTTGAAAAATTAGATGTTTCTAGTAAAGAAATGGAAAAGATGAAGAATGAAATCTTGAATACATTACAGAATTTAACTGCTATTGCAGAAGAGAATTCTGCAGGTACAGAGGAAGCGTCTGCCTCTATGGAAGAACAAACTGCATCTATTCAAGAAATAGCAGGTGCTAGCGAAGGTCTCGCAAACTTAGCACAAAATTTACAATCAGCAATTCGAAAATTTAAAATCTAA
- a CDS encoding methylated-DNA--[protein]-cysteine S-methyltransferase codes for MYYSIHYKSTVGDILLASDEDSIIGLWIGEQKYIGNTMPKNIIEKDDIPILKEGIAWLDDYFTGKKPKISRLPLAPIGGEFRQQVWKILTEIPYGELTTYGHMAKEVAKRIGKNRMSAQAVGGAVGHNPISIIIPCHRVVGTNGSLTGYAGGIEKKVKLLEHEGVDMTGLFVPQK; via the coding sequence ATGTACTACTCGATACATTACAAATCGACCGTTGGGGATATATTGCTTGCAAGTGATGAAGATAGTATTATTGGTCTGTGGATTGGCGAACAGAAATATATCGGAAACACAATGCCAAAAAATATTATCGAAAAAGATGATATTCCAATACTTAAAGAAGGTATAGCATGGTTAGATGATTATTTCACTGGTAAGAAACCAAAAATATCTAGGCTACCTCTTGCTCCTATAGGTGGTGAGTTTAGACAGCAGGTGTGGAAAATTCTCACTGAAATACCCTATGGTGAGCTGACAACATACGGTCATATGGCGAAAGAAGTTGCAAAACGCATAGGGAAAAACAGGATGTCTGCTCAAGCTGTAGGTGGTGCTGTGGGACACAATCCCATATCTATCATTATACCTTGTCATCGTGTAGTAGGCACCAACGGAAGTCTGACCGGTTATGCAGGTGGAATTGAAAAAAAGGTAAAGCTACTAGAGCATGAAGGAGTGGATATGACTGGATTATTTGTGCCCCAAAAATAA
- a CDS encoding HAMP domain-containing sensor histidine kinase, with protein sequence MGIRKSTKLRTTFIKYVVSLGLLIIILILVNYYLFIVASIGVYPANYSEKIIQSNYDELKNLPRVTIELLTPMCNFGVYSEEGDFLYGNFSSKDIKINWDRYQQGKTSTGLEKYIITIDRDEGILIITYPLTAQYRNEILRRTLPNAELTIVIVFFIQLIALIILWSNRFAKKVNNELKTLLIPMAKIQEQNLDFNVGTSNIEEISMVLKGIDKMKNSLKKALEEQWSVEQQKREQISALAHDIKTPLTIIKGNVGLLGETNLTNEQKSYCGYIEESSEHMEGYLKSLLTITKKEIDYRKSDEIISAMKTTNFIRSQGEALGKIYDLNMIWNIDIEEDLYIQGNKDEFERALMNILSNAVEFSSKNSSVIINGFIDNSYLIIQVIDQGNGFSKKMLKYGKQRFTMDNDSRTKTGHHGLGLYIANTIITKYHGELILSNDKNGGGSVTTKIQIFQRDMSPNR encoded by the coding sequence ATGGGAATAAGAAAAAGTACAAAACTACGTACAACTTTTATTAAATATGTTGTATCCCTTGGTTTACTTATTATTATTTTAATATTAGTGAACTATTACTTGTTCATTGTAGCCTCCATTGGAGTTTATCCAGCAAATTATTCAGAAAAAATAATTCAAAGTAATTACGATGAGTTAAAGAATTTACCTAGGGTGACCATAGAACTATTGACTCCAATGTGTAATTTTGGTGTTTATTCTGAGGAAGGAGATTTTCTATATGGAAATTTTTCTTCTAAGGATATAAAAATAAACTGGGATAGATATCAACAAGGAAAAACATCAACAGGTTTAGAAAAGTATATAATAACGATTGATCGTGATGAGGGGATATTGATTATTACCTATCCTTTAACTGCGCAATATAGAAATGAAATTTTAAGGAGAACTTTACCTAATGCTGAGTTGACAATAGTGATTGTATTTTTTATTCAGCTTATAGCTTTGATCATTTTGTGGTCTAATCGATTTGCCAAAAAGGTTAATAATGAATTAAAAACCCTTCTAATACCAATGGCAAAAATACAAGAACAGAACTTAGATTTTAATGTAGGTACGAGTAATATAGAAGAAATCAGCATGGTTCTTAAAGGGATTGATAAGATGAAAAACTCATTAAAAAAGGCCCTAGAAGAACAATGGTCAGTAGAACAGCAAAAGAGAGAACAAATATCAGCTTTAGCACACGATATAAAAACGCCTTTAACGATAATTAAAGGGAATGTTGGATTACTTGGTGAAACAAATTTGACAAATGAGCAGAAATCTTATTGCGGTTATATTGAGGAAAGTAGTGAACACATGGAGGGATATCTAAAAAGTTTGCTGACTATTACAAAAAAAGAAATTGATTATCGTAAATCTGATGAAATCATCAGCGCTATGAAAACAACAAATTTTATAAGAAGCCAGGGAGAGGCTCTTGGAAAAATTTATGATCTCAATATGATATGGAACATAGATATTGAAGAAGATTTATATATACAAGGAAACAAAGATGAATTTGAAAGAGCATTGATGAACATTTTGTCAAACGCAGTAGAGTTTTCTTCAAAAAATTCTAGTGTTATTATTAATGGTTTTATTGATAATTCTTATCTCATTATCCAAGTAATAGACCAGGGGAATGGTTTTTCTAAAAAAATGCTAAAGTATGGAAAACAGCGATTTACAATGGATAATGATAGCAGAACCAAAACTGGACATCATGGATTAGGTTTATATATAGCAAACACCATTATTACAAAATATCATGGAGAACTTATATTATCCAACGATAAGAATGGTGGTGGGTCCGTTACAACTAAGATTCAAATTTTCCAAAGAGACATGTCGCCGAACCGCTGA
- a CDS encoding response regulator transcription factor, which yields MANILAVDDDKSILDLIENVLNKSGHFVKKINEPEKVFQENLSYYHLIILDIMMPNIDGFQLCTRIRGSVDSPILFLTAKSDETDIIKGLGLGGDDFLMKPFGVQELRARVDAHIRREQREKINSVIIDNIRFSISSKECFVLDNKVPLTKSEYEISEYLALNRGKTFSKEQIFEVVFGYERESNLSAIVEHIKNIRAKFTQFKEEPIKTVWGIGYKWE from the coding sequence GTGGCGAATATTTTAGCTGTAGATGACGATAAATCCATTTTAGATTTAATTGAGAATGTACTAAATAAAAGTGGGCATTTTGTCAAAAAAATAAACGAGCCAGAAAAGGTTTTTCAAGAAAATTTAAGCTACTATCATCTCATAATATTAGACATAATGATGCCTAATATTGATGGTTTTCAATTATGCACTAGAATAAGAGGATCGGTCGATTCACCTATTTTATTTCTTACTGCAAAATCAGACGAAACAGATATCATTAAAGGATTGGGGTTAGGAGGAGATGATTTTTTGATGAAACCCTTCGGAGTTCAAGAACTCCGTGCAAGGGTAGATGCTCATATTAGGAGAGAACAACGAGAAAAAATCAACTCTGTAATTATTGATAATATTAGGTTTTCAATTTCCAGTAAAGAGTGTTTTGTATTAGATAATAAGGTACCACTTACAAAAAGTGAATATGAAATAAGTGAATACTTAGCTCTTAATCGAGGCAAGACATTTTCTAAGGAACAAATATTTGAAGTTGTTTTTGGATATGAGAGAGAGAGTAATTTAAGTGCAATTGTTGAACATATAAAAAACATACGAGCTAAGTTTACTCAATTTAAAGAAGAACCTATAAAGACAGTTTGGGGAATAGGGTATAAATGGGAATAA
- a CDS encoding lantibiotic immunity ABC transporter MutG family permease subunit: MLQLEKLLKADIMKLKSTQIVWMHLYIPILGLILFLSYYLYSPWDSMSKISAYLQVLCMIFPILIGIITSMMADQEYVAGCYRNLLASSETRCLSFLSKLILVLAFGALSTIIAVLGFYIGYTFIEDIIFPFTMYLKVAGVLICSNIFLYILHFFLSLRFSKGISIGIGIVESLISALFLTGMGDGRWPFLPSSWSIRFISSLLMKYQDSGGAFRDPALTLGIMISIVGTILSLIIIVAWYTKWEGEKSEE; this comes from the coding sequence ATGCTACAGTTAGAAAAACTCCTAAAAGCTGATATAATGAAATTAAAATCTACTCAGATTGTGTGGATGCACTTATACATACCTATTTTAGGACTGATACTATTTTTAAGTTATTATTTATACTCTCCCTGGGACAGTATGAGTAAAATTTCGGCATATTTACAAGTATTATGTATGATTTTTCCCATATTAATCGGGATAATTACTTCAATGATGGCCGATCAAGAGTATGTGGCAGGATGTTATAGAAATCTTTTGGCAAGCTCAGAAACAAGGTGTTTATCATTTTTAAGCAAACTTATTTTAGTGCTGGCATTTGGAGCGCTTAGTACAATTATAGCCGTTTTAGGTTTTTATATAGGGTATACCTTTATAGAGGACATAATATTTCCTTTTACTATGTATTTAAAGGTTGCGGGAGTATTAATATGTAGTAATATTTTTTTATATATTTTGCATTTCTTTTTAAGTTTAAGATTCTCGAAGGGGATTTCCATTGGGATAGGAATTGTAGAATCCCTTATATCAGCATTGTTTTTAACAGGCATGGGAGATGGCAGGTGGCCCTTTTTACCTAGTTCATGGAGTATCAGATTTATTAGCTCTTTACTTATGAAATATCAAGATAGTGGTGGCGCTTTTAGAGACCCAGCTTTAACCTTAGGAATCATGATATCTATTGTTGGAACAATACTATCTTTGATAATTATAGTAGCATGGTATACAAAGTGGGAAGGGGAAAAGTCAGAGGAATAG
- a CDS encoding lantibiotic immunity ABC transporter MutE/EpiE family permease subunit: MRDIIRAEFLKSKRTTVNKFAIITPLFTLLLCTLWGGGQNGAYNWWYVMFLPGMLAIISAQIITREKDISYKGVSLYPQDKGTVWFGKILYISILFVFSSVIFMVGIHGIGLIFESIIPLKSNILATVILILTFLFNIPLSMFLTVQFNMFVAVLFNIAMTMIGVLSFDTTSILKFFPYRTSSALMAPVLHILPNGLPVSESSLHLNGDMVIRDTVISIIIFIILTILTSLWFRKREAI; the protein is encoded by the coding sequence ATGAGGGATATTATTAGAGCAGAATTTTTAAAAAGTAAAAGAACAACTGTAAATAAGTTTGCTATAATAACACCTCTGTTTACACTTTTATTATGTACATTATGGGGTGGAGGTCAAAATGGAGCGTATAATTGGTGGTATGTAATGTTTCTTCCAGGGATGTTAGCGATTATTTCTGCCCAGATAATTACAAGGGAGAAGGATATTTCCTATAAAGGAGTGTCTTTATATCCACAAGATAAAGGTACAGTTTGGTTCGGAAAAATACTCTATATTAGTATTCTATTTGTATTCTCTAGTGTGATCTTTATGGTAGGGATTCATGGTATTGGTCTTATATTTGAATCAATTATCCCATTAAAATCAAATATTCTTGCAACAGTGATATTAATACTAACATTCTTATTTAATATACCACTTAGCATGTTTTTGACGGTACAATTTAATATGTTTGTTGCCGTTCTCTTTAATATAGCTATGACAATGATTGGAGTACTATCCTTCGATACAACTTCAATATTGAAATTTTTTCCATATAGGACATCATCCGCATTAATGGCTCCAGTTCTTCATATTTTACCTAATGGTCTTCCAGTATCAGAAAGCAGTCTTCACCTAAACGGAGATATGGTTATAAGAGATACTGTGATTAGTATTATTATTTTTATTATATTAACTATTTTGACATCCCTGTGGTTTAGGAAAAGAGAGGCAATTTAA